A region from the Halomarina litorea genome encodes:
- the hutU gene encoding urocanate hydratase — MTDQSDGTGRTIGGVGEPSEQWRRYQGSPTGTDVECKGWRQEAALRMLNNNLDPEVAERPEDLVVYGGTGRAARSWDAYDAILAELRELEDDETLLIQSGKPVGRFTTHEMAPRVLIANSNLVGKWDDWKHFHELEAKGLIMYGQMTAGSWAYIGTQGILQGTYETLAELARQHYPGNDALRGKVVVTAGLGGMGGAQPLAVTMNHGVCIAAEVDERRIDRRIETRYCMEKADSLDEAIDRAREAAAAGEPYSVGVPMNAADMLEGMIERGFTPDVVTDQTSAHDELAGYYPSGYSVAEADRLREEDPDRYVEESLDTMARHVRAVLDLQAAGAVAFEYGNNIRGQVEEHRDMTTAFDFPGFVPAYIRPLFCEGKGPFRWAALSGDPADIHLTDEAVKELFPEKAHLHRWIDLAHEEVEFQGLPSRVCWLGYSTDDGGVTERARFALRINELVRDGEISAPVVVTRDHLDAGSVASPHRETEAMRDGSDAIADWPILNALLNCAAGADIVSVHDGGGVGIGNALHSNNHVVLDGSDLAAEKARRVFTTDPGMGVVRHADAGYEEALAEADRSAVPVPMRDRGYE; from the coding sequence ATGACCGACCAGAGCGACGGGACCGGCCGAACTATCGGTGGCGTCGGCGAACCGAGCGAGCAGTGGCGCCGGTATCAGGGGTCGCCAACTGGCACCGACGTCGAGTGCAAGGGCTGGCGGCAGGAGGCGGCCCTCCGCATGCTCAACAACAACCTCGACCCGGAGGTGGCAGAACGCCCCGAGGACCTCGTCGTCTACGGCGGGACCGGTCGCGCCGCCCGGTCGTGGGACGCCTACGACGCCATCCTCGCCGAACTGCGCGAACTGGAGGACGACGAGACCCTCCTGATTCAGTCCGGCAAGCCTGTGGGTCGCTTCACCACCCACGAGATGGCCCCCCGGGTGCTCATCGCCAACTCCAACCTCGTGGGGAAGTGGGACGACTGGAAGCACTTCCACGAACTGGAGGCGAAGGGGCTCATCATGTACGGGCAGATGACCGCCGGGTCGTGGGCGTACATCGGGACGCAGGGCATCCTCCAGGGGACCTACGAGACGCTGGCGGAACTCGCCCGCCAGCACTACCCCGGGAACGACGCCCTGCGCGGGAAGGTGGTCGTCACCGCCGGACTGGGCGGGATGGGCGGCGCGCAACCGCTGGCGGTGACGATGAACCACGGCGTCTGCATCGCCGCCGAGGTGGACGAGCGACGCATCGACCGGCGCATCGAGACGCGCTACTGCATGGAGAAGGCGGACTCGCTGGACGAGGCCATCGACCGCGCCCGCGAGGCCGCCGCCGCGGGCGAACCGTACTCCGTCGGCGTCCCGATGAACGCCGCCGACATGCTTGAGGGGATGATAGAACGGGGGTTCACGCCGGACGTGGTCACCGACCAGACGAGCGCCCACGACGAACTGGCGGGCTACTACCCGTCGGGGTACTCGGTGGCGGAGGCCGACCGCCTGCGCGAGGAGGACCCCGACCGCTACGTCGAGGAGAGCCTCGACACCATGGCCCGTCACGTCCGGGCCGTCCTCGACCTGCAGGCGGCGGGTGCGGTCGCCTTCGAGTACGGCAACAACATCCGCGGGCAGGTCGAGGAGCACCGCGACATGACTACTGCGTTCGACTTCCCCGGGTTCGTCCCCGCCTACATCCGTCCGCTGTTCTGCGAGGGCAAGGGTCCCTTCCGGTGGGCGGCGCTCTCGGGGGACCCCGCGGACATCCACCTGACCGACGAAGCGGTAAAGGAACTGTTCCCCGAGAAGGCGCACCTCCACCGCTGGATAGACCTCGCACACGAGGAGGTCGAGTTCCAGGGGCTCCCCTCGCGGGTGTGCTGGCTGGGGTACTCGACCGACGACGGCGGTGTCACGGAGCGCGCCCGCTTCGCCCTCCGCATCAACGAACTGGTCCGGGACGGGGAGATCTCGGCACCGGTCGTCGTCACCCGTGACCACCTCGACGCGGGGAGCGTCGCCTCCCCGCACCGCGAGACGGAGGCGATGCGCGACGGTTCCGACGCGATTGCCGACTGGCCCATCCTCAACGCACTGCTCAACTGCGCGGCGGGCGCGGACATCGTGAGCGTCCACGACGGCGGGGGGGTCGGCATCGGCAACGCCCTCCACTCGAACAACCACGTCGTCCTCGACGGGTCGGACCTCGCCGCCGAGAAGGCCCGCCGGGTGTTCACCACCGACCCCGGCATGGGCGTGGTCCGTCACGCCGACGCTGGCTACGAGGAGGCACTCGCGGAGGCCGACCGCTCTGCCGTCCCCGTCCCGATGCGCGACCGCGGCTACGAGTGA
- the hutG gene encoding formimidoylglutamase, with amino-acid sequence MAGAFTTADFDWVGTSTDPNDEQFGDVVEHTTPRDAAGYDALLVGEPYDGAVIGRRGASEGPHALRAALAGSKTHHFWAGPARGIGDLGDVAALDDSHETVRETQRAVREAAERVHALDALPVFLGGDNSLTYPNAAPLLDRGSLGVVNLDAHLDVREVRGDATSGTPYRQLFEVGLDAYACLGARHFETSTRYHEFVEDRGGTVLTAGSVGADLDGAVERVREAMADVEHVYVSVDLDVLDAAHAPGVSAPTPGGLTTRELFRLLSRLARAHRIAGFEVVECAPPRDREDLTARAGARAIAHFLSGYAEGEGQC; translated from the coding sequence ATGGCGGGCGCGTTCACCACCGCCGACTTCGACTGGGTCGGCACGTCGACGGACCCGAACGACGAACAGTTCGGCGACGTCGTGGAGCACACCACCCCCAGAGACGCGGCCGGGTACGACGCACTCCTCGTCGGCGAACCCTACGACGGCGCGGTCATCGGGCGCCGAGGGGCGAGCGAGGGACCGCACGCCCTGCGCGCGGCACTCGCGGGGAGCAAGACCCACCACTTCTGGGCGGGTCCCGCGAGGGGAATCGGCGACCTCGGGGACGTGGCGGCACTCGACGACTCTCACGAGACGGTCCGTGAGACACAGCGTGCCGTCCGCGAGGCGGCCGAACGGGTCCACGCCCTCGACGCCCTCCCGGTCTTCCTCGGGGGCGACAACTCCCTCACCTACCCGAACGCCGCCCCCCTCCTCGACCGGGGAAGCCTCGGCGTCGTGAACCTCGACGCCCACCTCGACGTCCGCGAGGTGCGCGGGGACGCCACCAGCGGGACGCCCTACCGTCAGTTGTTCGAGGTGGGCCTCGACGCCTACGCCTGTCTCGGCGCGCGCCACTTCGAGACGTCCACGAGATACCACGAGTTCGTCGAGGACCGGGGCGGGACGGTCCTCACCGCCGGGAGCGTCGGCGCTGACCTCGACGGGGCCGTCGAACGGGTGCGCGAGGCGATGGCCGACGTCGAACACGTGTACGTCAGCGTCGACCTCGACGTCCTCGACGCGGCCCACGCGCCGGGGGTGAGCGCGCCGACGCCGGGCGGCCTGACGACCCGCGAACTGTTCCGCCTGCTCTCCCGTCTCGCCCGTGCCCACCGAATCGCGGGCTTCGAGGTGGTCGAGTGCGCCCCGCCGCGGGACCGCGAGGACCTGACGGCGCGGGCGGGGGCACGGGCGATTGCCCACTTCCTAAGTGGGTACGCCGAGGGGGAGGGACAATGCTAG